One region of Jatrophihabitans cynanchi genomic DNA includes:
- a CDS encoding response regulator transcription factor has protein sequence MSADAGQRGLVLVIEDESAIADVIRLNLSAAGYGVHVEHTGDGGLAAARTLRPAAIVLDVGLPGMDGIEVCRRLRSENDWTPVLFATARDDEVDRIVGLELGADDYVTKPFSPRELVARVTSVLRRTRGTAGATAPLRIGELVLDLEQRRVHAAGTQVALTATEFDLLAYLMRRPGRVFAREQLISDVWGYSPVGGTRTVDVHIAQLRGKLGAASPIRTVRGVGYAVDRDGG, from the coding sequence GTGTCTGCCGACGCCGGCCAGCGCGGCCTCGTCCTGGTCATCGAAGACGAGTCCGCCATTGCCGACGTGATCCGGCTGAACCTGAGCGCCGCGGGCTACGGCGTGCATGTCGAGCACACCGGCGACGGCGGCCTCGCGGCGGCTCGCACGCTGCGCCCGGCGGCCATCGTGCTCGACGTCGGGCTGCCCGGCATGGACGGCATCGAGGTGTGCCGGCGGCTGCGCAGCGAGAACGACTGGACGCCGGTGCTGTTCGCCACCGCACGCGACGACGAGGTGGATCGCATCGTCGGCCTCGAGCTCGGCGCGGACGACTACGTGACCAAGCCGTTCTCCCCGCGCGAGCTCGTCGCGCGCGTGACGAGCGTGCTGCGGCGCACGCGCGGCACCGCCGGCGCCACCGCGCCGCTGCGGATCGGCGAGCTCGTCCTCGACCTGGAGCAGCGCCGCGTCCACGCCGCCGGAACGCAGGTCGCGCTCACCGCGACCGAGTTCGACCTGCTCGCCTACCTGATGCGGCGGCCGGGCCGCGTCTTCGCACGCGAGCAGCTGATCAGCGACGTCTGGGGCTACAGCCCGGTCGGCGGCACCCGGACCGTCGACGTGCACATCGCGCAACTGCGCGGCAAGCTCGGCGCTGCCAGCCCGATCCGGACCGTGCGCGGCGTGGGCTACGCGGTCGACCGGGACGGCGGGTGA
- a CDS encoding STAS domain-containing protein has protein sequence MVGVAGSGGADACARAELARLPGDGSGTVVLRLRGEVDISSVPVLQPELDRALADAPDSIAFDLADLDFMDSSGIALLLEAAHRVGAVELRNASTPIRRLIELSGLSDILRVAS, from the coding sequence ATGGTTGGCGTAGCGGGGTCGGGGGGCGCCGACGCGTGCGCACGCGCGGAGCTGGCGCGGCTACCGGGCGACGGTAGCGGCACGGTCGTTCTCCGGCTACGCGGCGAGGTGGACATCTCCAGCGTCCCCGTACTGCAGCCCGAACTCGATCGCGCACTTGCCGACGCGCCCGACTCCATCGCGTTCGACCTGGCAGATCTTGACTTCATGGACAGCTCGGGTATCGCTCTGCTGCTCGAGGCCGCTCATCGCGTCGGCGCGGTCGAATTGCGAAACGCGTCCACTCCGATCCGCCGCCTGATCGAACTGTCCGGGCTCAGCGACATCCTGCGGGTCGCATCGTGA
- the mptB gene encoding polyprenol phosphomannose-dependent alpha 1,6 mannosyltransferase MptB: MNDLAEQALHGLDLARKKIVEHPVTSLAVAGFVAAGTAMVAGGRIGAGSATTPLTHWLGLLPDDGTRNDALAGGIMFGAICCLLLLWIVAVAVVRSGTHNTRQAWSLVAAWGVPFAVGPPLLSTDIYNYAAQGLLQRAGKDPYSTGPSSLGYHAIVNAIDPTWRGAPSTSGPLGTLVQHLAVASTGGDAVATVIVLRLLAIACVICIGLLAADLAGPYRVPAIVLTALNPALLLYLLSGAHLDGALALLVLAALVTSAQRRWTLSVVLICAAAAVKPVALAVVPAVLLAHCLGHRAHIAWRIIARDLAIAAVTLAALTLIVRDGLGWRRNLSVVTREHTPFAPASIVSDIVRPIVPSASFDDLAVGGRIAVVVAAVALVAYLLATVRERSLDRTVGFALLAVALLGPVLYPWYLLGGLVCLAPTATGARRDWVVALSCAACVLAPAGFGTDAARTVTLVALIVIAIALLPVLYAHQQRRRLALR; this comes from the coding sequence ATGAACGACCTGGCCGAGCAGGCGCTGCACGGGCTCGACCTGGCGCGCAAGAAGATCGTCGAGCACCCGGTCACCTCCCTGGCGGTGGCGGGCTTCGTCGCGGCCGGCACCGCAATGGTTGCCGGCGGCCGGATCGGTGCCGGCAGCGCGACCACTCCGCTGACGCACTGGCTCGGGCTGCTGCCGGACGACGGCACCCGCAACGACGCCCTGGCCGGCGGCATCATGTTCGGCGCGATCTGCTGCCTGCTGCTGCTCTGGATCGTGGCCGTCGCCGTGGTCCGGAGCGGCACCCACAACACCAGGCAGGCCTGGTCCCTGGTCGCCGCCTGGGGGGTGCCGTTCGCGGTCGGGCCACCGCTGCTCTCGACCGATATCTACAACTACGCGGCTCAGGGTCTGCTGCAACGGGCCGGCAAGGACCCTTACAGCACCGGACCGTCCTCGCTCGGCTACCACGCGATCGTCAATGCGATCGACCCGACCTGGCGCGGTGCGCCGAGCACGTCCGGCCCGCTCGGGACGCTCGTGCAGCACCTCGCGGTGGCGAGCACCGGCGGCGACGCCGTCGCCACGGTGATCGTGCTGCGGCTACTGGCGATCGCCTGCGTGATCTGCATCGGCCTGCTCGCGGCCGACCTGGCCGGACCGTACCGGGTGCCGGCGATCGTGCTCACCGCACTCAACCCGGCACTGCTGCTGTACCTGCTCTCCGGCGCACACCTCGACGGTGCCCTCGCGCTACTGGTGCTCGCCGCGCTGGTGACCTCGGCCCAACGCAGGTGGACGCTGTCGGTGGTGCTCATCTGCGCCGCCGCCGCGGTCAAGCCGGTCGCGCTGGCGGTGGTCCCCGCCGTGCTGCTCGCGCACTGCCTCGGCCACCGCGCGCACATCGCCTGGCGGATCATCGCCCGCGACCTGGCGATCGCCGCGGTCACCCTGGCCGCGCTTACCCTGATCGTTCGGGACGGGCTGGGCTGGCGCCGCAACCTGAGCGTCGTCACCCGCGAGCACACCCCGTTCGCGCCGGCGAGCATCGTCAGCGACATCGTCCGGCCGATCGTGCCGTCGGCCTCCTTCGACGATCTCGCTGTGGGCGGCCGGATCGCCGTCGTGGTCGCCGCGGTCGCCCTGGTCGCCTACCTGCTCGCCACCGTCCGGGAACGCTCGCTGGATCGCACCGTCGGGTTCGCGCTGCTCGCCGTCGCACTGCTCGGCCCGGTGCTCTACCCCTGGTACCTGCTGGGCGGCCTCGTCTGCCTGGCCCCGACCGCCACCGGTGCCCGGCGCGACTGGGTCGTCGCGCTCAGTTGTGCGGCGTGCGTGCTGGCGCCGGCCGGCTTCGGTACCGACGCCGCGCGCACCGTCACCCTGGTGGCGCTGATCGTGATCGCGATCGCGCTGCTACCGGTGCTGTACGCACACCAGCAGCGACGCCGCCTGGCGTTGCGCTGA
- a CDS encoding sensor histidine kinase — MNRRRGSLAARIAALGIAIAVVTGLLAGLLAVGLIRNAEGAAARHTLARLADAAANSADTPRATQRTKRTLAAVNVRFGRLPATGPVNADAALVRAALTPDQVAAVRAGRSISASTRILGTGAYVEARPTTGGGGVVLVQRHGDATAAGGRAIRRTLIAILVGVAVAAVIGTLVARRMARPLRRTAEAAHALAAGRRDVTVNPSGPAEVADVADAVNTLASALTRSEARQREFLMSVSHDLRTPLTAITGYAESLANGLVPADQTAQAGAVMLAEGQRLARLVTDLLDLARLDAQDFRVEPADVDLVELAVAAGHVWQQRCAQVGIAFALQVPAEPVRCRTDAARVRQIVDGLLENALRVTPAGAPIVLAAYVAAPGTVAIEVRDGGPGLRDDDLAVAFERAELHRRYQGVRQVGTGLGLAIVHRLAARLGGSAEAGHAAEGGARFTVRLPQA; from the coding sequence GTGAACCGGCGCCGCGGCAGCCTGGCCGCCCGCATCGCCGCACTCGGCATCGCGATCGCGGTGGTGACCGGGCTGCTGGCCGGTCTGCTGGCCGTGGGCCTGATCCGCAACGCCGAGGGCGCCGCGGCACGGCACACGCTGGCCCGGCTCGCCGACGCGGCGGCGAACAGCGCCGACACGCCGCGTGCCACGCAGCGCACCAAGCGCACCCTGGCGGCCGTCAACGTGCGCTTCGGCCGCCTCCCGGCCACCGGCCCGGTCAATGCCGACGCCGCGCTGGTCCGGGCCGCGTTGACGCCCGACCAGGTCGCGGCGGTGCGCGCCGGGAGGTCCATCTCGGCGAGCACCCGCATCCTCGGTACCGGCGCGTACGTCGAGGCGCGGCCCACCACGGGCGGCGGTGGGGTGGTGCTCGTGCAGCGGCACGGCGACGCCACCGCGGCGGGCGGCCGCGCGATCCGCCGCACCCTGATCGCGATCCTCGTCGGCGTCGCGGTCGCGGCCGTGATCGGCACCCTCGTCGCGCGCCGCATGGCCCGCCCGCTGCGGCGCACCGCCGAGGCCGCGCACGCGCTGGCGGCCGGCCGGCGGGACGTCACGGTGAACCCGTCCGGGCCGGCCGAGGTCGCCGACGTGGCCGACGCGGTCAATACGCTCGCGTCGGCGCTCACCCGCTCCGAGGCCCGCCAGCGCGAGTTCCTGATGTCTGTCTCGCACGACCTGCGCACGCCGCTGACGGCGATCACCGGCTACGCCGAGTCGCTCGCCAACGGCCTGGTACCCGCCGACCAGACCGCGCAGGCCGGTGCCGTCATGCTTGCCGAGGGGCAACGGCTTGCCCGGCTGGTCACCGACCTGCTCGACCTGGCCCGGCTGGACGCACAGGACTTCCGGGTCGAGCCGGCCGACGTCGACCTCGTCGAGCTGGCCGTGGCGGCCGGGCACGTGTGGCAGCAGCGCTGCGCGCAGGTCGGCATCGCGTTCGCCCTGCAGGTGCCGGCCGAGCCGGTCCGCTGCCGGACCGACGCCGCCCGCGTGCGCCAGATCGTCGACGGGCTGCTGGAGAACGCGCTGCGGGTCACCCCCGCGGGCGCGCCGATCGTTCTCGCTGCCTACGTGGCCGCTCCCGGCACGGTCGCGATCGAGGTGCGCGACGGAGGCCCGGGGCTGCGCGACGACGACCTGGCCGTCGCGTTCGAGCGTGCCGAGCTGCACCGCCGCTACCAGGGCGTCCGCCAGGTGGGTACCGGGCTGGGCCTGGCGATCGTGCACCGCCTGGCGGCGCGCCTCGGCGGCTCGGCGGAGGCCGGACACGCGGCTGAGGGAGGCGCGCGCTTCACGGTGCGCCTCCCTCAGGCCTGA
- a CDS encoding DUF2516 family protein — protein sequence MDIVSALYLWTDRVLFWGLVALKAWALVDCITRKAAAFPAVDKLTKPAWLTILVLSGLLGSWLSPSPIGPLSLISTIVAAVYLADVRPAVREITGGSGR from the coding sequence GTGGACATCGTCAGCGCGCTGTACCTGTGGACCGACCGGGTCCTGTTCTGGGGCCTGGTCGCGCTGAAGGCGTGGGCGCTGGTGGACTGCATCACGCGCAAGGCCGCCGCGTTCCCCGCCGTCGACAAGCTCACCAAGCCGGCCTGGCTGACCATCCTGGTGCTCTCCGGACTGCTCGGGTCGTGGCTCTCACCGTCGCCGATCGGTCCGCTGTCGCTGATCTCCACCATCGTCGCTGCGGTGTATCTGGCGGACGTGCGCCCGGCGGTACGCGAGATCACCGGCGGCTCCGGCCGCTGA
- a CDS encoding ATP-binding protein: MLPPAPESVGAARRFVTESLSGLPDDTLHTAALVVSELATNCVLHAGSEFRIRVEPGSARIRIEVSDSGGGNVRVRRPTPSEAHGRGLQIVDALADAWGTVIDPADGHKTVWFILTID, translated from the coding sequence GTGCTGCCACCCGCCCCCGAATCGGTCGGCGCCGCGCGCCGGTTCGTCACCGAGTCGCTGTCCGGCCTGCCGGACGACACCCTGCACACGGCCGCGCTCGTCGTGTCCGAACTGGCCACCAACTGCGTGCTGCACGCCGGCAGCGAGTTCCGGATCCGCGTGGAGCCGGGATCGGCACGTATTCGCATCGAGGTCAGTGACAGCGGCGGCGGGAACGTGCGGGTGCGCCGCCCGACGCCGAGCGAGGCGCACGGGCGAGGTTTGCAGATCGTCGACGCGCTGGCCGACGCCTGGGGCACGGTGATCGACCCGGCCGACGGCCACAAGACGGTCTGGTTCATCCTGACCATCGACTGA
- a CDS encoding trimeric intracellular cation channel family protein, whose translation MADAANLPDLFRALDLTGVFANAVLGGTIARAERFDPVGFATLAILSGLGGGMIRDTLLQHGTPIALTDYAYILTALAGALIAFSVRIEGRLWDRLFPLVDAVALGCWAAAGAQKTLAVGLGWLPAILLGTITAVGGGFVRDVILRRVPGIFGGNTLYATCALAASGVMVALSRLHSPNAGLISATIVGAVLCLLARWRDWHLPESHGWRPSDTGGLVRWLRTPPSRGQRR comes from the coding sequence GTGGCCGACGCGGCGAACCTTCCCGACCTGTTCCGGGCGCTGGACCTGACCGGCGTGTTCGCCAACGCCGTGCTCGGCGGGACGATCGCGCGTGCCGAGCGGTTCGACCCGGTGGGCTTCGCGACGCTGGCGATCCTGTCCGGGCTCGGCGGCGGGATGATCCGCGATACCCTGCTGCAGCACGGCACGCCGATCGCCTTGACCGACTACGCCTACATCCTCACTGCGCTCGCCGGGGCGCTGATCGCGTTCTCCGTCCGCATCGAAGGACGGCTGTGGGACCGGCTGTTCCCGCTGGTCGACGCGGTCGCACTCGGCTGCTGGGCAGCTGCCGGCGCGCAGAAGACGCTGGCCGTCGGGCTGGGCTGGCTGCCCGCGATCCTGCTCGGCACGATCACCGCGGTCGGTGGCGGTTTCGTGCGGGACGTGATCTTGCGCCGCGTCCCGGGGATCTTCGGCGGCAACACGCTGTACGCCACCTGCGCGCTCGCGGCCAGCGGTGTGATGGTGGCGCTCTCGCGACTGCACTCGCCCAACGCGGGTCTGATCAGCGCCACGATCGTCGGTGCCGTACTGTGCCTGCTGGCCCGCTGGCGCGACTGGCACCTGCCCGAGAGCCACGGCTGGCGGCCGTCCGACACCGGCGGCCTGGTGCGCTGGTTGCGCACCCCGCCGTCGCGGGGGCAGCGCAGATGA
- a CDS encoding amidohydrolase, whose amino-acid sequence MLAGLEQVRGWQEDFYRNLHQHPELSRQETETAATVASRMRECGFDLHEHVGGTGVVAVLRNGAGPTVLLRADMDALPVREQTGLPYASEATASDGSGNQVPVMHACGHDVHVTCLLGAAALLARAKDRWTGTVIALFQPAEELGDGAARMVDDGIAELVGKVDVALAQHVLPFPSGLVATRPGPVLSAADSMRITVYGRGAHGSMPQASVDPAVLAAMIVVRLQTVISREVAPTDPAVLTVGSIQAGSKSNVIGDHAVIELNVRSYNDQTRGHILDAVRRIVTAECQASQSPKDPDIELFDRFPPTHNDPGTTASVRAAFDDYFGDRATTLPLQTASEDFSDIPNALEVPYSYWGIGGIDPDTYAAAAKAGRISQDIPVNHSPNFAPVIQPTLDTGTQALVTAALAWLAPD is encoded by the coding sequence GTGTTGGCAGGGCTCGAGCAGGTCCGCGGCTGGCAGGAGGACTTCTACCGCAACCTTCACCAGCATCCGGAGCTCTCGCGCCAGGAAACCGAGACGGCAGCGACGGTGGCCTCCCGGATGCGAGAGTGCGGCTTCGACCTCCACGAGCACGTCGGCGGCACCGGGGTGGTCGCAGTCCTTCGCAACGGTGCCGGGCCGACGGTGCTGCTGCGCGCGGACATGGACGCGCTGCCGGTCCGCGAGCAGACCGGGCTTCCCTACGCGAGCGAAGCGACGGCCAGCGACGGCTCCGGCAACCAAGTACCGGTGATGCACGCTTGCGGCCACGACGTCCACGTCACGTGCCTGCTCGGCGCGGCCGCGCTGCTCGCGCGAGCCAAGGATCGCTGGACCGGCACCGTCATCGCACTGTTCCAGCCAGCCGAAGAACTCGGCGACGGCGCAGCCCGGATGGTCGACGACGGCATCGCCGAGCTGGTCGGCAAGGTCGACGTCGCCCTGGCCCAGCACGTGCTGCCCTTCCCCTCGGGTCTGGTCGCGACCCGGCCCGGACCGGTGCTGTCCGCGGCCGACAGCATGCGGATCACCGTGTACGGCCGTGGAGCGCACGGGTCGATGCCGCAGGCATCGGTCGACCCGGCCGTGCTCGCCGCGATGATCGTCGTCCGGCTGCAAACGGTGATTTCGCGCGAGGTCGCCCCCACCGACCCCGCCGTGTTGACGGTCGGCAGCATCCAAGCCGGTAGCAAGAGCAACGTCATCGGCGACCACGCCGTCATCGAGCTGAACGTGCGAAGCTACAACGACCAGACCCGCGGCCACATCCTCGACGCGGTACGGCGCATCGTGACGGCCGAATGCCAGGCCTCGCAGTCGCCGAAGGACCCCGACATCGAACTGTTCGACCGGTTCCCGCCCACGCACAACGATCCCGGCACAACCGCGAGCGTCCGTGCCGCATTCGACGACTACTTCGGCGACCGGGCGACCACGCTGCCTCTGCAGACGGCCAGCGAGGACTTCAGCGACATCCCGAATGCCCTGGAGGTGCCGTACAGCTACTGGGGAATCGGCGGCATCGACCCCGACACCTACGCCGCGGCAGCGAAGGCCGGACGGATCTCCCAGGACATCCCCGTCAACCACTCGCCGAACTTCGCCCCAGTCATCCAGCCCACCCTCGACACCGGTACCCAAGCGCTCGTCACCGCCGCGCTCGCCTGGCTCGCGCCAGACTGA
- a CDS encoding FAD-binding dehydrogenase gives MKQTADVIVVGAGLAGLVATYELTRAGRRVLLLEQENENNLGGQAFWSLGGLFMVDTPEQRRMGIKDSHELAMQDWLGSAGFDREREDHWPRQWARAYVDFAAGEKRRYLHQLGLRVMPTVGWAERGDGTATGHGNSVPRFHLTWGTGPEVVRVFREPVLDAVARGLVDIAYRHQVDELIVEDGAVVGVRGTVLEPANAARGVQSSRVGVGEFEHRAAAVIVTSGGIGGNPDLVRENWPVERMGPAPRSMIRGVPAHVDGRMLAIAERAGGSIVNRDRMWHYTEGIKNWDPIWPEHAIRIIPGPSSLWLDATGRRLPAPYYPGFDTLGTLRHIAGTGHDHTWFVLTRAIAEKEFALSGSEQNPDITGKDLKLVLSRVKKGAPGPVQAFLDHGEDFVQASTLRELVDAMNAISPGPQLDFAQVEREVAARDRAVANAFGKDMQLMAIRNARAYKPDRIMRVAKPHRLQDPAYGPMIAVRLHLLTRKTLGGLETDLDSQVIRADGSPFPGLYAAGEVAGFGGGGVHGYNALEGTFLGGCIFSGRAAGRALARDLR, from the coding sequence ATGAAGCAGACCGCTGACGTCATCGTGGTCGGCGCCGGGCTGGCCGGGCTGGTGGCCACCTACGAGCTGACCAGGGCCGGCCGCCGCGTGCTGCTGCTGGAGCAGGAGAACGAGAACAACCTCGGCGGGCAGGCGTTCTGGTCGCTGGGCGGGCTGTTCATGGTGGACACGCCGGAGCAACGGCGGATGGGCATCAAGGATTCGCACGAGCTCGCGATGCAGGACTGGCTGGGCTCGGCGGGCTTCGACCGTGAGCGCGAGGACCACTGGCCACGGCAGTGGGCACGCGCCTACGTCGACTTCGCGGCAGGCGAGAAGCGCCGGTACCTGCACCAGTTGGGCCTGCGCGTCATGCCCACCGTCGGCTGGGCCGAACGCGGCGACGGCACCGCGACCGGGCACGGCAACTCGGTGCCGCGCTTTCACCTCACCTGGGGTACCGGGCCCGAGGTGGTGCGGGTGTTCCGTGAGCCGGTGCTGGACGCGGTGGCGCGCGGACTGGTCGACATCGCCTACCGGCACCAGGTGGACGAACTGATCGTCGAGGACGGTGCCGTGGTGGGCGTTCGCGGCACCGTGCTCGAGCCCGCGAACGCGGCACGGGGTGTGCAGTCGTCGCGAGTCGGTGTCGGTGAGTTCGAGCACCGTGCCGCCGCGGTGATAGTCACGTCGGGCGGGATCGGCGGAAACCCTGATCTGGTAAGGGAGAACTGGCCCGTCGAGCGGATGGGTCCGGCGCCGCGCTCGATGATCCGCGGCGTACCCGCGCACGTCGACGGGCGCATGCTCGCAATCGCCGAACGGGCCGGCGGCAGCATCGTCAACCGTGACCGGATGTGGCATTACACCGAGGGCATCAAGAACTGGGACCCGATCTGGCCCGAGCACGCGATCCGGATCATTCCCGGCCCGTCCTCGCTGTGGCTGGACGCGACCGGAAGGCGGCTGCCCGCCCCGTACTACCCGGGGTTCGACACGCTCGGCACCCTGCGCCACATCGCCGGCACCGGCCACGACCACACCTGGTTCGTGCTCACGCGCGCGATCGCCGAGAAGGAGTTCGCACTCTCCGGGTCGGAGCAGAACCCCGACATCACCGGCAAGGACCTCAAACTGGTGCTGTCGCGCGTGAAGAAGGGCGCGCCCGGTCCGGTCCAGGCCTTCCTCGACCACGGCGAGGACTTCGTGCAGGCGTCGACGCTGCGCGAACTCGTCGACGCCATGAACGCGATCTCTCCCGGACCGCAGCTGGACTTCGCCCAGGTCGAGCGTGAGGTGGCCGCCCGCGATCGCGCGGTGGCGAACGCGTTCGGCAAGGACATGCAGTTGATGGCCATCAGGAACGCCCGCGCCTACAAGCCCGATCGGATCATGCGCGTGGCGAAGCCGCACCGGCTGCAAGATCCCGCGTACGGCCCGATGATCGCGGTCCGGCTGCACCTGCTGACCCGCAAGACGCTCGGCGGGCTCGAGACCGATCTGGACTCGCAGGTGATTCGCGCGGACGGCTCGCCGTTCCCCGGCCTGTACGCGGCAGGCGAGGTGGCCGGCTTCGGCGGCGGCGGCGTGCACGGGTACAACGCGCTGGAGGGCACCTTCCTCGGCGGATGCATCTTCTCCGGCCGGGCGGCTGGGCGGGCGCTGGCGAGGGACCTGCGGTGA
- a CDS encoding SDR family oxidoreductase, with translation MHLLRPGGWAGAGEGPAVTSPRTALVTGASSGIGAAVANALVAKGYRVLGTSRRPESIAAPIARVEYLALDLGDDASVTACAAAAGAVDVLVNNAGESQSGPFEELPADAIERLFRVNVFGAVRLSQLLLPGMRERGYGRVVMVGSMLASFPLAYRGSYVASKAAIKGFASSLRREVSRYGIGVCTVEPGSISTGIGERRTHYLRDGSPYASEYRTMIEHLDANERAGVSAARVARTVLAAIEADRPRPLYAVGSNAPLVFALRRLLPRRTVETMVARRHGLR, from the coding sequence ATGCATCTTCTCCGGCCGGGCGGCTGGGCGGGCGCTGGCGAGGGACCTGCGGTGACCTCGCCGCGCACGGCACTGGTCACCGGCGCATCGTCCGGCATCGGCGCCGCAGTGGCGAATGCCCTGGTGGCGAAGGGGTATCGGGTGTTGGGCACCAGTCGCCGGCCGGAGTCGATCGCAGCTCCGATCGCCCGGGTCGAATACCTGGCACTCGATCTCGGTGACGACGCCAGCGTGACCGCGTGTGCAGCCGCGGCCGGCGCGGTCGACGTGTTGGTGAACAACGCCGGCGAGAGCCAGAGCGGCCCGTTCGAGGAGCTGCCGGCGGATGCGATCGAGCGGCTGTTCCGCGTCAACGTGTTCGGCGCGGTCCGGCTGAGCCAGTTGCTGCTGCCCGGCATGCGTGAGCGCGGGTACGGGCGCGTGGTCATGGTCGGCTCGATGTTGGCGAGCTTCCCGCTCGCCTATCGCGGCTCGTACGTCGCGTCCAAGGCGGCGATCAAAGGGTTCGCCAGCTCGCTGCGCCGCGAGGTTTCCCGTTACGGGATAGGGGTGTGCACCGTGGAGCCCGGGTCGATCAGCACCGGGATCGGCGAGCGCCGCACGCACTATCTGCGTGACGGTTCGCCGTACGCGTCCGAGTACCGGACGATGATCGAACACCTGGACGCGAACGAGCGGGCGGGCGTGTCGGCCGCGCGGGTCGCGCGGACCGTGCTCGCCGCGATCGAGGCCGACCGGCCGCGTCCGCTGTATGCCGTCGGCTCGAACGCGCCGCTCGTATTCGCGCTGCGCCGGCTGCTGCCGCGGCGCACCGTCGAGACGATGGTGGCCCGGCGACACGGCCTGCGCTGA
- a CDS encoding helix-turn-helix domain-containing protein: MADRPREQAKQQAKRSSAAIGEFIREQREQAEVSVRQLARLAGVSNPYLSQIERGLRKPSADILQQIAKGLRISAEQLYVRAGILETRIGNPELVAAILADEGLAERQKQVLIDIYTSFRRENEQHQARQDPVRSKPTDEQEYAHVDHP, translated from the coding sequence ATAGCCGACCGGCCGCGGGAACAGGCCAAGCAGCAGGCGAAGCGCAGCAGCGCGGCCATCGGGGAGTTCATCCGCGAGCAGCGCGAACAGGCAGAGGTCTCGGTGCGCCAACTCGCGCGACTGGCCGGCGTCTCCAACCCGTATCTCTCGCAGATCGAACGCGGGTTGCGCAAGCCGAGCGCCGACATCCTGCAGCAGATCGCCAAGGGGCTGCGGATCTCGGCCGAGCAGCTGTACGTGCGTGCCGGGATCCTGGAGACCCGGATCGGCAACCCCGAGCTCGTCGCGGCGATCCTCGCCGACGAGGGGTTGGCCGAGCGGCAGAAGCAGGTGCTCATCGACATCTACACCTCGTTCCGGCGGGAGAACGAGCAGCACCAAGCACGTCAAGATCCCGTCCGATCCAAGCCCACCGATGAACAGGAGTACGCCCATGTCGATCACCCGTGA